The Hymenobacter sp. DG25A nucleotide sequence TGGGCAGATGATCATAGAAATACACATTTACCTCTTTGTGCACCGTGCCACAGAAATCCGGGATGATGCGGAAGGTCAGGAAATGCTCATCGGCAAATTGGGAAAGCTCCTCAATAAGGTGCCGCTGATCCATGGGCAGCGTGAAATAGAGCGTATCAATCTGGGCGCGCAGGCAGTAGTCCTTCAGGTTCTGCAGGGGGCCGCGCACTAGGGGCCGCAAACCGGCGGCTACGGGTTCATCGGCAAAAAAGCCCATAAACTCGTCGCCAATAGGGTCATGGGAAAACAGAAACCGATACAGTTCCTGACCGGAGTCGCCGGCCCCTACAATGACGTAGCGGCTATGCGGCCGGGATATCACCTTATGGTAGGTGCGGTAGAGGAAGGTGAGCAGAAAGCGCATGCTAACCACCCCAATTACTGAGAAGGCATAAACGGTAAATAAGTACCGCAGCGGCACCCAGTAAATCTGCAGCAGCAAAGCGCCCAGCAACACCACTGCGGCATGCAGCAAAAAGGTGCGCAGCAGGTACAGCAGCTTCTCCCGATAGGTAATGAGCTTGTCTACGCGGTAGATGTTGGCGTATTGCCCGGAGAGAATCCACCAGAGCATGCCAAAGATGACGAACAGCAACGGGGAATACCCTTCAAAGCTCCAACTGGCATACAGAAACCAGCTCGTGATACGGAAGGCCGCAAAAATGACCAACACGTCCACAATAGGAAATACTATGCGGGAGCCGTCTGAATAGTGTCTATAACGTTCCATAAAACTTCCTCACAGCTGCCAGTTACACTTTAGGGGACACCCGAAGTACGGAATAATTTATGCTTTAATCAATATTTATTATAACATTTTATTAACATACGTCAAAAATATTTAAGATAATTCATACAAAAATATAATTTACAATGGTTTACTGATAGGTATTATGTTGCGAAGGAGGCTTTCCAAGGACCTTTTGGTTATTTCCATGGTCCGTTCTTTAGTTCAGCTCATCCCGCTTGTATTCACCCGTCGGGTTTGACAACCCGAGAACCGTTCTATATGCGTGAGCGAGGTCATGGTGGCTCGCAAAAAAGTAACATCACGGGCCCAATCTGAGTAAGCAACAGAGGAAACACTCTTATTTCCTGCTACTTCTCTTTCTCGTATGGGTCCTCATTTCCTTTTCGCCACCGGTATTGAAAACAGCAACCCCACCATTCAGAACGGCACGTTGCGCGTGGATGAGATGGAGAAATGCGGGCATTATCAGAACTGGCAAAAAGACTTTGAGCTGGTGCAGGAAATGGGCATCCATTTTCTGCGCTACGGCCCGCCCATTTACAAGACGTGGCTGGGTCCCGGGAAGTATGACTGGTCCTTTGCCGACGAAACTTTCCAGGATCTGCTGCGGCGCAACATCTCACCTATTGTAGATCTGTGCCACTTTGGGCTGCCCGACTGGCTGGGAAATTTTCAGAACCCCGATTTCCCGGCGCTTTTTGAGCAGTATGCCCGGGCCTTTGCCAAGCGCTTTCCCTGGGTGCAGCTTTACACGCCCGTCAATGAGATGTTCGTCTGCGCGGAGTTTTCCGGTTTGTTTGGGTGGTGG carries:
- a CDS encoding exopolysaccharide biosynthesis polyprenyl glycosylphosphotransferase, coding for MERYRHYSDGSRIVFPIVDVLVIFAAFRITSWFLYASWSFEGYSPLLFVIFGMLWWILSGQYANIYRVDKLITYREKLLYLLRTFLLHAAVVLLGALLLQIYWVPLRYLFTVYAFSVIGVVSMRFLLTFLYRTYHKVISRPHSRYVIVGAGDSGQELYRFLFSHDPIGDEFMGFFADEPVAAGLRPLVRGPLQNLKDYCLRAQIDTLYFTLPMDQRHLIEELSQFADEHFLTFRIIPDFCGTVHKEVNVYFYDHLPILTIRSQPLGIRYNQTLKRLFDIGFSLFVIVGIFPVLLPVLALLIKLDSPGPVFFKQMRPGKRNQLFPCYKLRTMRADHPHPELQATHQDPRVTRVGRYLRKYNLDELPQFFNVLLGHMSVVGPRPNMISQLEEYSKYITTYHMRHAVTPGITGYAQVNGYRGETRAPQAMEKRVEYDLQYMENWSFGLDMKIIGRTVWNMVKGEKNAY